The proteins below are encoded in one region of Rhizobium sp. 9140:
- the clpS gene encoding ATP-dependent Clp protease adapter ClpS yields the protein MIALPIRMAKSGDGNGDSNRGTSVITRTKTQTKKPSLYRVLLLNDDYTPMEFVIHVLERFFQKDTEAATLIMLSVHNHGVGECGVFTYEVAETKVTQVMDFARQHQHPLQCVMEKK from the coding sequence ATGATCGCTCTGCCGATCCGGATGGCCAAGAGTGGCGATGGGAATGGTGATTCCAATCGCGGCACCTCGGTCATCACCCGGACGAAGACACAGACCAAGAAGCCGAGCCTGTACCGCGTCCTGCTTCTGAACGACGACTATACGCCGATGGAGTTCGTGATCCACGTGCTGGAGCGTTTCTTCCAGAAGGATACCGAGGCGGCGACACTGATCATGCTGAGTGTCCACAATCACGGCGTCGGGGAATGCGGCGTCTTTACCTACGAAGTCGCCGAAACCAAAGTGACGCAGGTGATGGATTTCGCCCGCCAGCATCAGCACCCGCTGCAATGCGTCATGGAAAAGAAATGA
- a CDS encoding phasin family protein, with product MFNFSNAGFAGKDAMETMTNSYATITNGFQAIAMEAAEYSKKSFEDSVAHMQKLTGVRSIEAAVELQTSFLKSSYEGYVSEATKLGGMYTDLAKDSYKPYEAPMAQAANAMQTATKAAASAAKSAAV from the coding sequence ATGTTCAACTTCTCGAATGCCGGTTTTGCCGGCAAAGACGCCATGGAAACCATGACCAACAGCTATGCGACGATCACCAATGGTTTCCAGGCGATTGCCATGGAAGCGGCGGAATATTCCAAGAAGAGCTTCGAGGACAGTGTGGCGCATATGCAGAAGCTGACCGGCGTGCGCAGCATCGAGGCCGCCGTCGAGTTGCAGACCTCCTTCCTGAAATCGTCCTACGAGGGATACGTCTCCGAAGCCACCAAGCTCGGCGGCATGTATACGGATCTCGCCAAGGACAGCTACAAGCCTTACGAAGCGCCGATGGCGCAGGCCGCGAATGCCATGCAGACGGCGACGAAAGCTGCTGCTTCGGCCGCAAAGTCCGCCGCCGTCTGA
- a CDS encoding DUF3126 family protein, whose translation MKPEDIKKLEAYFKRIFNPQIVVKARPKKDESAEVYLGDEFLGVVFRDEEDGELSFSFSMAILDIDL comes from the coding sequence TTGAAGCCTGAAGACATCAAGAAACTCGAAGCCTACTTCAAGCGCATTTTCAACCCGCAGATCGTCGTCAAGGCCCGTCCCAAGAAGGACGAGTCGGCCGAGGTCTATCTCGGAGACGAGTTCCTGGGTGTGGTGTTTCGCGACGAGGAAGACGGAGAACTGTCGTTCAGCTTCTCCATGGCGATCCTCGATATAGATCTCTGA